One Halobaculum sp. CBA1158 DNA segment encodes these proteins:
- a CDS encoding RimK family alpha-L-glutamate ligase, giving the protein MTESPVRVGVLSLHTSKESKAICNAIEALGHEPEWIRRENAAVSVDGGAVTIEPDVDVVANRMLLSNVEQPAEGLGLAHTFGRARPILNDPSAVLTAMHKFASAVALAEAGVRVPDALLALSNDRLNRDRDRFGEEGVYKTAIGTHGGGTWKVDLTEPVNPMVGNRQAFLQQLIDRDDARHHDTRVYVVGDEIVGAMNRYAPEGDWRTNVALGGDVEDAADSLDDEAREMALAATETIGLDYAGVDLVEGYDGWYVLEVNPTAGFKGLFAATGRSPAPHIARLAIERAGGSVDDDRVAKLASTLDDSTPACMPPERRINDGETPIIGYIEDVHVAGTQGSTQAYAKSDTGATRSSIDTKLAARIGAGPIKSMTRVKSGSMKSGKARPVVDLVVGIGGEQHTVTASVEDRSHMEYPLLLGRDILQHYRVDVGRRADEGAAGERDEEEEEGTEE; this is encoded by the coding sequence ATGACCGAATCACCCGTCCGCGTCGGCGTCCTCTCGCTACACACGAGCAAGGAGTCGAAGGCCATCTGCAACGCGATCGAGGCACTCGGCCACGAGCCGGAGTGGATCCGCCGCGAGAACGCCGCCGTCTCCGTCGACGGGGGAGCGGTCACGATCGAACCGGACGTCGACGTGGTCGCCAACCGGATGCTCCTCTCGAACGTCGAACAGCCGGCCGAGGGGCTCGGGCTGGCGCACACGTTCGGTCGCGCGCGTCCGATCCTCAACGACCCCTCCGCCGTGCTGACGGCGATGCACAAGTTCGCCTCCGCGGTCGCGCTGGCGGAGGCGGGGGTACGCGTCCCCGACGCCCTGCTGGCGCTGTCGAACGACCGGCTGAACCGCGACCGCGACCGCTTCGGCGAGGAGGGCGTGTACAAGACGGCCATCGGCACCCACGGCGGCGGCACCTGGAAGGTCGACCTCACCGAGCCGGTGAACCCGATGGTCGGCAACCGTCAGGCGTTCCTCCAGCAGCTGATCGACCGCGACGACGCGCGCCACCACGACACCCGCGTCTACGTCGTCGGCGACGAGATCGTCGGCGCGATGAACCGCTACGCGCCCGAGGGCGACTGGCGCACCAACGTCGCGCTCGGCGGCGACGTGGAGGACGCGGCCGACTCGCTCGACGACGAGGCCCGCGAGATGGCCCTCGCCGCCACCGAGACGATCGGGCTCGATTACGCCGGCGTCGACCTCGTCGAGGGGTACGACGGCTGGTACGTGTTGGAGGTCAACCCCACCGCGGGGTTCAAGGGCCTGTTCGCGGCGACCGGTCGGTCGCCCGCGCCGCACATCGCCCGGCTCGCGATCGAGCGCGCCGGCGGGAGCGTGGACGACGACCGCGTCGCCAAACTCGCGTCGACGCTCGACGACTCGACGCCGGCGTGCATGCCCCCCGAGCGGCGCATCAACGACGGCGAGACGCCGATCATCGGGTACATCGAGGACGTGCACGTCGCCGGAACGCAGGGGTCGACGCAGGCGTACGCCAAGTCCGACACCGGGGCGACGCGCTCGTCGATCGACACGAAGCTGGCCGCGCGGATCGGTGCCGGGCCGATCAAGAGCATGACCCGGGTCAAGTCCGGGTCGATGAAGTCCGGGAAGGCCCGCCCCGTCGTCGACCTCGTCGTCGGCATCGGGGGCGAGCAGCACACCGTCACCGCCAGCGTCGAGGACCGCTCGCACATGGAGTATCCCCTGCTGCTCGGCCGCGACATCCTCCAGCACTACCGCGTCGACGTGGGCCGACGCGCCGACGAGGGCGCGGCCGGCGAGCGCGACGAGGAGGAGGAAGAGGGAACGGAAGAGTGA
- a CDS encoding DUF5786 family protein yields MGFGSYDESEQERQQNDGGEAGDGSTVDAHENDHDGRASFEAGASTDDLVSQLQEMKDEDDEDADADAA; encoded by the coding sequence ATGGGCTTTGGGAGCTACGACGAGTCCGAGCAGGAACGTCAACAGAACGACGGCGGCGAGGCGGGCGACGGATCGACCGTCGACGCCCACGAGAACGACCACGACGGCCGTGCGAGCTTCGAGGCCGGTGCCTCGACCGACGACCTCGTCTCCCAGCTTCAGGAGATGAAAGACGAGGACGACGAGGACGCCGACGCGGACGCCGCCTGA
- a CDS encoding archaellin/type IV pilin N-terminal domain-containing protein encodes MFEFITDEEERGQVGIGTLIVFIAMVLVAAIAAGVLINTAGFLQSKSQETGQQSSKQVSDRLQEVATVGNVTGDEVDVVNVTVTQAPGAGEIDVHNATVTWIGPTGTYQLQANSSGTYDSLAAGLESDEYSYYPVKNAAGSDNVLNDPDDRLNLVFEVDTITGGTNLQEGDEVTVKINTMAGATTQIRFSVPESLDQKEAVEL; translated from the coding sequence GTGTTCGAGTTCATCACGGACGAGGAGGAGCGCGGGCAAGTGGGGATCGGGACGCTCATCGTGTTCATCGCGATGGTGCTGGTGGCGGCGATCGCCGCCGGCGTCCTGATCAACACCGCCGGCTTCCTCCAGTCCAAGTCACAGGAAACGGGACAACAGAGCAGCAAGCAGGTCAGCGACCGCCTCCAGGAGGTCGCGACCGTCGGCAACGTCACCGGTGACGAGGTCGACGTCGTGAACGTGACGGTCACGCAGGCACCGGGTGCCGGCGAGATCGACGTCCACAACGCGACCGTGACCTGGATCGGGCCGACGGGCACCTATCAGTTGCAGGCGAACTCCAGCGGAACGTACGACAGTCTCGCCGCCGGGCTGGAGAGCGACGAGTACTCCTACTACCCGGTGAAGAACGCCGCGGGCAGCGACAACGTCCTCAACGACCCCGACGATCGGCTGAACCTCGTCTTCGAGGTCGACACGATCACGGGCGGCACGAACCTACAGGAGGGCGACGAGGTGACGGTCAAGATCAACACGATGGCCGGCGCGACGACGCAGATCAGGTTCAGCGTCCCCGAGTCGCTGGACCAGAAGGAAGCCGTCGAGCTGTAA
- a CDS encoding DNA-3-methyladenine glycosylase 2 family protein has translation MPVDSDAEAFADLDPADREALDALRGDDLLGPVVERHGPLTIDPASDPFERLVVSILRQQVSMASAAATRERLFDAVEVTPEGLLAAEESTLKDAGLSRQKTRYVRNVAEAFAENGWDREAFAAMTDDEVREELTAITGVGAWTANMQLLFSLARPDVFPVGDLGIRKGMTTLYDREMSRSEMVEEARRWAPYRSYASLYLWRAKEDIAESVDEVVDGSA, from the coding sequence ATGCCAGTCGACTCCGACGCCGAGGCGTTCGCCGACCTCGACCCGGCCGACCGCGAGGCGCTCGATGCGCTCCGCGGCGACGACCTCCTCGGCCCGGTCGTGGAGCGACACGGTCCGCTGACGATCGACCCCGCGAGCGACCCCTTCGAGCGACTCGTCGTCTCGATCCTCCGCCAGCAGGTGTCGATGGCCTCCGCGGCGGCGACGCGCGAGCGCCTGTTCGACGCGGTCGAGGTGACGCCCGAGGGCCTGCTCGCGGCCGAGGAGTCGACGCTGAAGGACGCCGGCCTCTCCAGGCAGAAGACCCGGTACGTCCGCAACGTCGCCGAGGCGTTCGCGGAGAACGGCTGGGACCGCGAGGCGTTCGCGGCGATGACCGACGACGAGGTGCGCGAGGAACTCACCGCGATCACCGGCGTCGGTGCGTGGACCGCGAACATGCAGCTGCTGTTCTCGCTTGCGCGCCCCGACGTGTTCCCCGTCGGCGACCTCGGGATCCGAAAGGGAATGACGACGCTGTACGACCGCGAGATGAGCCGGTCCGAGATGGTCGAGGAGGCCCGGCGATGGGCCCCCTACCGGAGCTACGCCTCGCTGTACCTGTGGCGCGCGAAGGAGGACATCGCCGAGAGCGTCGACGAGGTCGTGGACGGCTCGGCGTAG
- a CDS encoding 3-hydroxyacyl-CoA dehydrogenase/enoyl-CoA hydratase family protein produces the protein MDVDDVETVAVLGAGNMGHGIAEVAALAGFDVNMRDINEEFVQNGYDQIEWSLGKLAEKDQISEDEADAALERVSAVVPVEDAVADADLVIEAVPEKMDIKKDVYAEVEEFAPDRAVFASNTSSLSITELSEVTEREERFCGMHFFNPPVRMQLVEVISGAHTSAETMDMVEDVAERMGKTPVRVRKDSPGFIVNRVLVPLMNEAAWLVHEGEATVAEIDSTTKYDMGLPMGSFELADQVGIDVGVHVLEYMHEVLGDAYEPCPLLTEKVENENLGKKTGKGFYDYEDGPGADVPSDEADEGVKNALLAVMANEVAGLIGTDVADAADIDQAVKLGAGFPDGPAKMADAAGLDTLVETLDERHEETGAERYEAVEYLRDLAASGEGFRGGDTDAHGDDREFETIAVERDGRVGHIELDRPHRMNTISGELLEELSEAIDALDGDEEVRAVLVTGAGERAFSAGADVQTMAAGGGDPIETVELSRKGQATFGKFEAADVPVVAGIDGYCLGGGMEFATCADMRVASERSEFAQPEFNIGIMPGWGGTQRLRGIVGEGRAKEIIFTAERYDAETMERYGFVNEVVENGELKDRAMELAKDLAAGPPVAQRYTKRAMLAGRDDTDAGLEIEAQAFGQLMSTDDVMEGVMAFMSDEEPEFEGK, from the coding sequence ATGGACGTTGATGACGTAGAGACGGTGGCTGTGCTCGGAGCCGGAAACATGGGCCACGGGATCGCTGAGGTGGCCGCGCTGGCGGGCTTCGACGTGAACATGCGGGACATCAACGAGGAGTTCGTCCAGAACGGCTACGACCAGATCGAGTGGTCGCTCGGGAAGCTCGCGGAGAAAGACCAGATCTCCGAGGACGAAGCCGACGCGGCGTTGGAGCGCGTCTCGGCGGTCGTCCCTGTCGAGGACGCCGTCGCCGACGCCGACCTGGTGATCGAGGCGGTGCCCGAGAAGATGGACATCAAGAAGGACGTGTACGCCGAGGTCGAGGAGTTCGCGCCCGACCGCGCGGTGTTCGCCTCGAACACGTCGAGCCTCTCGATCACGGAGCTGTCGGAGGTGACCGAGCGCGAGGAGCGCTTCTGCGGGATGCACTTCTTCAATCCGCCGGTGCGTATGCAACTCGTCGAGGTCATTTCCGGGGCGCACACGTCGGCGGAGACGATGGATATGGTCGAGGACGTGGCCGAACGGATGGGCAAGACGCCGGTGCGCGTCCGCAAGGACTCGCCGGGCTTCATCGTCAACCGCGTGCTCGTCCCGCTGATGAACGAGGCCGCGTGGCTCGTCCACGAGGGCGAGGCGACCGTCGCGGAGATCGACTCCACGACGAAGTACGACATGGGGCTCCCGATGGGGAGCTTCGAGCTGGCCGACCAGGTCGGCATCGACGTGGGCGTCCACGTGCTCGAGTACATGCACGAGGTGCTCGGCGACGCCTACGAGCCGTGTCCGCTACTCACCGAGAAGGTCGAAAACGAGAACCTCGGCAAAAAGACCGGGAAGGGCTTCTACGACTACGAGGACGGCCCCGGCGCGGACGTTCCCTCCGACGAGGCCGACGAGGGGGTCAAGAACGCCCTGCTCGCGGTCATGGCCAACGAAGTCGCGGGCCTGATCGGTACCGACGTCGCCGACGCCGCCGACATCGATCAGGCGGTGAAGCTCGGCGCGGGCTTCCCGGACGGCCCCGCGAAGATGGCCGACGCCGCCGGCCTCGACACCCTGGTCGAGACGCTCGACGAACGGCACGAGGAGACCGGAGCCGAGCGCTACGAGGCCGTCGAGTACCTCCGCGATCTCGCGGCGTCTGGTGAGGGCTTCCGCGGCGGCGACACCGACGCCCACGGCGACGACCGCGAGTTCGAGACGATCGCCGTCGAGCGCGACGGGCGGGTCGGCCACATCGAACTCGACCGGCCCCACCGGATGAACACCATCTCCGGCGAACTCCTCGAGGAACTGAGCGAGGCGATCGACGCCCTCGACGGCGACGAGGAGGTCCGCGCGGTGCTGGTCACCGGCGCGGGCGAACGGGCCTTCTCCGCGGGGGCCGACGTGCAGACGATGGCCGCCGGCGGCGGCGACCCGATCGAGACCGTCGAGCTGTCGCGGAAGGGGCAGGCCACCTTCGGGAAGTTCGAGGCGGCCGACGTGCCCGTCGTCGCCGGCATCGACGGCTACTGCCTCGGCGGCGGCATGGAGTTCGCGACCTGCGCCGACATGCGGGTGGCCTCCGAGCGCTCGGAGTTCGCCCAGCCCGAATTCAACATCGGGATCATGCCCGGCTGGGGCGGCACCCAGCGGCTCCGCGGGATCGTCGGCGAGGGTCGCGCCAAGGAGATCATCTTCACCGCCGAGCGCTACGACGCGGAGACGATGGAACGGTACGGCTTCGTCAACGAGGTCGTCGAGAACGGCGAACTGAAGGATCGCGCGATGGAACTGGCGAAAGACCTGGCCGCGGGACCGCCGGTGGCCCAGCGGTACACGAAACGCGCGATGCTCGCCGGGCGCGACGACACCGACGCCGGCCTGGAGATCGAGGCACAGGCGTTCGGTCAGCTGATGAGCACGGACGACGTGATGGAGGGCGTGATGGCGTTCATGTCCGACGAGGAACCCGAGTTCGAAGGCAAGTAA